In Daphnia magna isolate NIES linkage group LG6, ASM2063170v1.1, whole genome shotgun sequence, the following are encoded in one genomic region:
- the LOC116925760 gene encoding thioredoxin-like protein 1, translating to MSVRVLGEDSQYALEMNAAGTKLVVVDFTASWCGPCQRIAPFFDELARRYPRAVFLKVDVDNCPETAASNGVSAMPTFIFFRNKTKIDRLQGGNPDALEQKVKQHYGSDDAEEDSSVQGYLDLATFITKSGCECLNESDEHPLAGCLTSNPGYLESDCDEQLIVSLAFNQTLKIHSLKIKAPKDQGPKTLRLFINQPRTIDFDSAESTQPTQEIILQPGDLDGNPVLLRFVKFQTVSNLMIFIKDNQSGTETTRIDHIAIYGSPLSTTNMSDFKRIAGKKGEAH from the exons ATGTCTGTCCGTGTTTTGGGTGAGGATTCGCAGTATGCGTTAGAAATGAATGCTGCTGGGACCAAATTGGTTGTCGTTGATTTTACGGCTTCTTG GTGTGGACCTTGTCAGAGAATAGCGCCATTCTTTGATGAATTGGCAAGGAGGTATCCACGGGCTGTGTTCCTGAAAGTTGATGTTGATAACTGCCCAGAAACAGCAGCAAGCAATGGAGTTTCTGCCATGCCAACATTCATATTTTTCCGGAATAAA ACAAAGATTGATCGTTTGCAAGGAGGAAATCCTGATGCATTGGAGCAAAAAGTTAAGCAACATTATGGTTCTGATGATGCAGAAGAGGATTCCAGTGTGCAAGGCTAT TTGGATCTGGCAACATTTATAACCAAGAGTGGATGTGAATGCCTCAATGAGTCTGACGAGCATCCATTAGCTGGGTGCCTGACCAGCAATCCTGGTTATCTCGAATCAGATTGTGATGAGCAG TTGATTGTTTCACTTGCCTTCAATCAAACTTTGAAGATACATTCATTAAAAATCAAAGCTCCAAAAGATCAAGGACCAAAGACTTTGCGATTGTTTATTAATCAACCACGCACCATCGATTTCGATTCGGCCGAGAGTACTCAACCCACACAGGAAATAAT TCTGCAACCTGGTGATTTGGATGGGAATCCAGTTCTTCTACGTTTCGTCAAATTTCAGACGGTTTCGAATCTAATGATTTTCATTAAAGACAACCAGAGCGGAACCGAAACAACCCGCATTGATCATATTGCTATATACGGCTCTCCGCTTTCTACAACCAATATGAGTGATTTCAAACGGATTGCAGGGAAAAAAGGCGAAGCTCATTGA
- the LOC116925756 gene encoding X-ray repair cross-complementing protein 6 isoform X1 encodes MDDRDNPDGITDDTFDGRDATIFLVDASAPMFEKTSPSVDNIEAEPTIDDCPFTLAIRCAFNTLKNKIFTAPYDSVAIVLFGTKKKKPNEKYGVYSNTYLLQDLQKPDCDPILQLDEMLNKDGGIDEYVYAVDQQSISLADALWLCSSIFSKHKSKKDNKKIFLFTNNDEPHSKFSNKQKQAEKRIGDLQDGNVSIFLFPIGEAFDTSKVYQELLMSNEYGSILSGSMTADELLSKICRKGQKKRPVANLVFNVDSNTKFGVKLYNLIRPAPTPKRMQLDKRTNEIVKSVTTKFNAETAETLLPSELMKSTIVSGEKVRLDKNDLTSLKSKFAVGFTLLGFKPIEKLKFHLYLSPASFIYPDEDLVKGSRVLFGVLMDRCQVRGFAPLCILKCTAATKPRIVALLPNAEQDPEQPSVFGFHVIYLPFLNDVRKFNYGDLVGSTLVLKDERKYVPEVWRADRGQIDAAVAIVKKLSSKTSYTPAQFEDPALHTKWKTLEGLALGREDVESVDDLALPDCDCIDRRLGQRSTIFNDLVFPLGYQSRNFQASILTPRDPQHEATVEDAARNGWLDKMKVDILKGYLSNQGVHGVSKMKKAECIQNIKLHLNLK; translated from the exons ATGGATGACCGTGACAATCCGGATGGAATAACTGACGACACATTTGACGGAAGAGACGCAACCATCTTTCTAGTCGATGCATCGGCTCCAATGTTCGAGAAAACTTCTCCATCTGTTGATAACATAGAAGCTGAACCAACTATAGACGATTGCCCCTTTACTCTAGCAATCAGGTGTGCCTTCAAtactttgaaaaacaaaatttttacagcTCCTTATGATTCTGTTGCCATTGTTCTATTtggaactaaaaaaaaaaaaccaaatgaaaaatatGGAGTGTATTCCAACACATACCTGTTGCAAGATTTGCAAAAACCTGACTGTGATCCTATCCTGCAGTTAGATGAAATGCTGAATAAGGATGGTGGAATTGATGAATATGTATATGCAGTAGATCAACAGTCCATCTCTTTGGCAGATGCTCTATGGCTGTGCAGCTCAATATTTTCAAAACA TAAATCAAAAAAGGAtaacaaaaagattttcttgtTTACCAATAATGATGAGCCACATTCAAAATTTTCCAACAAGCAAAAACAAGCAGAAAAACGAATTGGAGACCTTCAGGATGGTAATGTCTCCATATTCCTTTTCCCTATTGGAGAGGCATTTGACACTTCTAAGGTTTATCAG GAGTTGCTGATGTCAAATGAGTATGGCAGTATTCTCTCTGGCAGCATGACAGCTGATGAACTGCTTTCAAAAATATGTCGTAAAGGCCAGAAAAAAAGACCTGTTGCAAATTTGGTCTTCAATGTTGATTCAAACACAAAGTTTGGAGTCAAACTGTACAATTTAATAAG ACCCGCCCCCACACCCAAACGTATGCAATTGGATAAGAGAACAAACGAAATAGTGAAATCAGTTACTACCAAATTTAATGCT GAAACGGCTGAGACACTTTTACCAAGTGAGCTAATGAAGTCTACGATTGTGTCCGGTGAAAAAGTTCGTTTGGACAAAAACGACTTAACAAGCTTAAAATCGAAGTTTGCGGTTGGATTCACGTTGCTTGGGTTCAAGCCTATTGAGAAACTCAAATTTCATTTGTACCTAAGCCCTGCCAGTTTCATTTATCCTGATGAAGATCTAGTTAAAG GAAGTCGCGTTCTATTTGGAGTTTTGATGGATCGGTGTCAAGTAAGGGGCTTTGCTCCGTTGTGCATTTTGAAGTGCACAGCAGCGACAAAACCTCGCATTGTAGCTTTGTTGCCTAATGCTGAACAAGATCCAGAACAGCCGTCGGTGTTCGGTTTTCACGTAATATATCTACCTTTCCTAAACGATGTCCGGAAATTCAATTATGGCGACTTAGTGGGATCGACACTTGTACTGAAAGACGAGCGGAAATACGTACCAGAAGTCTGGAGAGCTGACAGAGGCCAAATAGATGCGGCGGTGGCGATTGT aaaaaagtTGTCAAGTAAGACAAGTTATACTCCAGCGCAATTCGAAGATCCTGCTCTTCATACTAAATGGAAAACCTTGGAAGGATTGGCGTTGGGTCGGGAAGATGTTGAAAGCGTAGATGATTTGGCGTTACCAGATTGCGATTGCATAGACAGAAGACTTGGCCAACGATCAACAATATTTAACGATCTTGTTTTCCCTCTTGGCTATCAATCTCGCAATTTTCAAGCCTCAATTTTGACACCGAGAGACCCACAACACGAAGCTACTGTTGAAGATGCTGCGAGGAATGGATGG CTTGATAAAATGAAGGTTGACATTCTGAAAGGTTATCTTTCGAATCAAGGAGTACATGGTGTaagtaaaatgaaaaaagcgGAGTGCATACAAAACATTAAGTTACACCTGAATTTGAAGTGA
- the LOC116925777 gene encoding dnaJ homolog subfamily C member 8, producing the protein MESETSTNNVNSDLDHSKVEHCFQEFYTEVKQIEKRDSVLTSKQQIDRLLRAGSSYFNLNPYEVLQVDYELPVDEIKKKYKRLSILVHPDKNTDDSERAQQAFEVINRAWKILENEKTRKRCLEIVAEATGMTDLAIAEKRKKLKKEGKDTRVEEDDPLKYRRAVYVMTIKLFADMERKRRELEQRDMEERKRKRETEIEAEEKAKVDKEWQKNFEESRQGRVSSWQKFQHKKTKTSKGFFRPPKNKMEQR; encoded by the exons ATGGAGAGCGAAACTTCGACCAACAATGTGAACAGTGATTTAGATCACAGTAAAGTGGAACACTGCTTTCAGGAATTTTACACAGAG GTCAAACAAATTGAGAAACGTGACTCAGTTCTAACATCAAAACAGCAAATAGATCGTTTGCTGAGAGCAGGTTCATCCTATTTTAATCTCAATCCTTATGAAGTACTGCAGGTTGATTATGAGCTTCCAGTggatgaaataaaaaagaaatataagaGG TTGTCAATATTGGTCCACCCTGATAAAAACACAGATGATTCAGAACGTGCACAACAAGCCTTTGAAG TTATAAATCGAGCCTGGAAAATTTTAGAGAATGAAAAAACCAGAAAACGTTGTCTTGAGATTGTTGCAGAGGCTACAGGCATGACTGATCTGGCG atcgccgaaaaaagaaaaaagttgaagaaagaaggaaaggatACAAGAGTTGAGGAGGACGACCCACTCAA ATATCGCCGCGCAGTCTATGTTATGACGATAAAACTTTTCGCTGACATGGAACGCAAAAGAAGGGAACTAGAACAACGGGATATGGAAGAACGAAAGCGTAAGAGAGAAACAGAAATTGAGGCAGAGGAAAAGGCTAAAGTAGACAAAGAATGGCAAAAGAATTTTGAAGAGTCACGCCAGGGTAGGGTGAGCAGCTGGCAAAAATTTCAacacaagaaaaccaaaacgTCCAAAGGATTTTTTAGGCCACCTAAAAATAAGATGGAACAAcgttga
- the LOC116925759 gene encoding alpha-taxilin isoform X3, giving the protein MDKYQSWKTTEYSNKVSNKTEAEDLPEKFSLSNIKDEQCFSKVLFDSTNTVVNKGKITELAAEMFSLEDVQYLQKINRDLRAQNIKKTMAYIKLEEEYHLIKDEIIDVKREEEMRRQETRSLLKIALEEISSQQKCPSLHSEVQVDHLPDQKGCQHTPGDLADRDRILKELSDLTKKYDDLQRMEVQGRRQLAIYVQKYQYFENVVNESVVYLEDLRTKLNASIEKVKCLELEVAVWKNRCRKYETAPNKELGNLNPPASPPSTSTNVRHQYYQ; this is encoded by the exons ATGGACAAGTATCAGTCATGGAAGACAACTGAGTACAGTAACAAGgtttcaaacaaaacagagGCAGAGGACCTTCCAGAGAAATTCTCTTTGAGTAACATAAAAGATGAACAGTGTTTTTCTAAAGTTCTCTTTGATTCCACAAATACAGTTGTTAACAAAGGGAAAATCACAGAG TTGGCTGCAGAAATGTTTTCTCTTGAGGATGTGCAATATTTACAAAAGATTAACAGAGATCTCCGAgcacaaaatattaaaaaaaccatGGCTTATATTAAGCTTGAGGAAGAATACCACCTCATAAAAG ATGAGATCATAGACGTTAAACGGGAAGAAGAAATGCGGCGACAAGAAACCCGTTCTCTTCTCAAAATTGCTTTGGAAGAAATATCGTCACAGCAAAAATGCCCATCCCTGCATTCTGAAGTTCAAGTAGATCATTTGCCTGATCAGAAAGGTTGTCAGCATACTCCTGGTGATCTAGCTGACAGAGATAGGATTTTAAAG GAATTAAGCGATCTAACAAAAAAGTATGACGATTTGCAACGCATGGAAGTTCAGGGACGTCGTCAACTGGCAATCTATGTGCAAAA ATATCAGTACTTTGAAAACGTGGTCAACGAGAGTGTTGTTTATTTGGAGGATTTAAGAACAAAACTGAACGCTTCTATAGAAAAAGTCAAGTGTTTGGAGTTGGAGGTTGCGGTTTGGAAGAATAGATGTCGGAAATACGAGACAGCACCAAATAA GGAGTTGGGAAATCTTAACCCACCAGCTTCGCCGCCAAGCACTTCTACAAACGTCCGCCATCAATACTATCAA TAG
- the LOC116925756 gene encoding X-ray repair cross-complementing protein 5 isoform X2, which produces MLNKDGGIDEYVYAVDQQSISLADALWLCSSIFSKHKSKKDNKKIFLFTNNDEPHSKFSNKQKQAEKRIGDLQDGNVSIFLFPIGEAFDTSKVYQELLMSNEYGSILSGSMTADELLSKICRKGQKKRPVANLVFNVDSNTKFGVKLYNLIRPAPTPKRMQLDKRTNEIVKSVTTKFNAETAETLLPSELMKSTIVSGEKVRLDKNDLTSLKSKFAVGFTLLGFKPIEKLKFHLYLSPASFIYPDEDLVKGSRVLFGVLMDRCQVRGFAPLCILKCTAATKPRIVALLPNAEQDPEQPSVFGFHVIYLPFLNDVRKFNYGDLVGSTLVLKDERKYVPEVWRADRGQIDAAVAIVKKLSSKTSYTPAQFEDPALHTKWKTLEGLALGREDVESVDDLALPDCDCIDRRLGQRSTIFNDLVFPLGYQSRNFQASILTPRDPQHEATVEDAARNGWLDKMKVDILKGYLSNQGVHGVSKMKKAECIQNIKLHLNLK; this is translated from the exons ATGCTGAATAAGGATGGTGGAATTGATGAATATGTATATGCAGTAGATCAACAGTCCATCTCTTTGGCAGATGCTCTATGGCTGTGCAGCTCAATATTTTCAAAACA TAAATCAAAAAAGGAtaacaaaaagattttcttgtTTACCAATAATGATGAGCCACATTCAAAATTTTCCAACAAGCAAAAACAAGCAGAAAAACGAATTGGAGACCTTCAGGATGGTAATGTCTCCATATTCCTTTTCCCTATTGGAGAGGCATTTGACACTTCTAAGGTTTATCAG GAGTTGCTGATGTCAAATGAGTATGGCAGTATTCTCTCTGGCAGCATGACAGCTGATGAACTGCTTTCAAAAATATGTCGTAAAGGCCAGAAAAAAAGACCTGTTGCAAATTTGGTCTTCAATGTTGATTCAAACACAAAGTTTGGAGTCAAACTGTACAATTTAATAAG ACCCGCCCCCACACCCAAACGTATGCAATTGGATAAGAGAACAAACGAAATAGTGAAATCAGTTACTACCAAATTTAATGCT GAAACGGCTGAGACACTTTTACCAAGTGAGCTAATGAAGTCTACGATTGTGTCCGGTGAAAAAGTTCGTTTGGACAAAAACGACTTAACAAGCTTAAAATCGAAGTTTGCGGTTGGATTCACGTTGCTTGGGTTCAAGCCTATTGAGAAACTCAAATTTCATTTGTACCTAAGCCCTGCCAGTTTCATTTATCCTGATGAAGATCTAGTTAAAG GAAGTCGCGTTCTATTTGGAGTTTTGATGGATCGGTGTCAAGTAAGGGGCTTTGCTCCGTTGTGCATTTTGAAGTGCACAGCAGCGACAAAACCTCGCATTGTAGCTTTGTTGCCTAATGCTGAACAAGATCCAGAACAGCCGTCGGTGTTCGGTTTTCACGTAATATATCTACCTTTCCTAAACGATGTCCGGAAATTCAATTATGGCGACTTAGTGGGATCGACACTTGTACTGAAAGACGAGCGGAAATACGTACCAGAAGTCTGGAGAGCTGACAGAGGCCAAATAGATGCGGCGGTGGCGATTGT aaaaaagtTGTCAAGTAAGACAAGTTATACTCCAGCGCAATTCGAAGATCCTGCTCTTCATACTAAATGGAAAACCTTGGAAGGATTGGCGTTGGGTCGGGAAGATGTTGAAAGCGTAGATGATTTGGCGTTACCAGATTGCGATTGCATAGACAGAAGACTTGGCCAACGATCAACAATATTTAACGATCTTGTTTTCCCTCTTGGCTATCAATCTCGCAATTTTCAAGCCTCAATTTTGACACCGAGAGACCCACAACACGAAGCTACTGTTGAAGATGCTGCGAGGAATGGATGG CTTGATAAAATGAAGGTTGACATTCTGAAAGGTTATCTTTCGAATCAAGGAGTACATGGTGTaagtaaaatgaaaaaagcgGAGTGCATACAAAACATTAAGTTACACCTGAATTTGAAGTGA
- the LOC116925761 gene encoding glycine, alanine and asparagine-rich protein, with the protein MKFCAALVCVIGFVMMVTAEKNSNAKTVDTATEDVTRDKRGFASGGGGYGGGGGGGYGGGAGGGAGGYGVGYGGAAAIAQQAANIAKAAQNAQAGAAAQAAQQAQATLAAQATQAAQQAQAIVAAKQAQAAQISQAAQAAQAAAFAESAQAAQAAQAVQAAEATKVQALQQAQALAAAAKAAQAHAAQAVASLQAAQAQQATQAQMAYQAQANAQALAYKQQASLADLAAAQQAANKAYSAAQAAQATAVGGGGSYGGFGGGYGGSSGHGGCPAC; encoded by the exons atgaaattttgcGCTGCTTTAGTTTGTGTGATCG GATTCGTGATGATGGTTACAGCTGAAAAGAACAGCAATGCGAAAACTGTGGATACTGCAACTGAAGACGTCACAAGG GATAAACGTGGATTCGCAAGTGGCGGTGGTGGCTACGGAGGTGGCGGCGGTGGTGGATACGGTGGTGGGGCTGGTGGTGGAGCTGGTGGGTACGGAGTAGGTTATGGTGGAGCTGCAGCCATTGCCCAGCAGGCTGCTAATATAGCTAAGGCAGCGCAAAACGCCCAGGCTGGAGCTGCAGCTCAAGCCGCCCAGCAAGCGCAAGCAACTCTAGCAGCTCAGGCAACTCAAGCTGCCCAGCAAGCCCAAGCCATCGTGGCAGCCAAACAAGCCCAGGCTGCTCAGATTTCACAGGCAGCACAGGCTGCGCAGGCCGCAGCATTCGCTGAATCTGCACAGGCCGCTCAAGCCGCCCAGGCTGTTCAGGCAGCCGAGGCCACTAAAGTGCAAGCATTGCAGCAGGCCCAAGCTTTGGCTGCTGCAGCTAAAGCTGCTCAGGCCCACGCAGCGCAAGCAGTTGCTTCTCTTCAGGCCGCACAGGCTCAGCAAGCCACTCAAGCTCAAATGGCTTATCAAGCTCAAGCGAACGCCCAAGCATTAGCTTACAAACAACAAGCTTCTCTTGCTGACCTTGCCGCTGCCCAGCAAGCTGCAAACAAAGCTTATTCAGCTGCACAAGCCGCCCAGGCTACTGCTGTTGGTGGCGGTGGTTCCTATGGAGGATTCGGCGGTGGTTACGGTGGAAGCTCTGGACACGGAGGGTGTCCCGCTTGCTAA
- the LOC116925759 gene encoding alpha-taxilin isoform X2 → MDKYQSWKTTEYSNKVSNKTEAEDLPEKFSLSNIKDEQCFSKVLFDSTNTVVNKGKITELAAEMFSLEDVQYLQKINRDLRAQNIKKTMAYIKLEEEYHLIKDEIIDVKREEEMRRQETRSLLKIALEEISSQQKCPSLHSEVQVDHLPDQKGCQHTPGDLADRDRILKELSDLTKKYDDLQRMEVQGRRQLAIYVQKYQYFENVVNESVVYLEDLRTKLNASIEKVKCLELEVAVWKNRCRKYETAPNKELGNLNPPASPPSTSTNVRHQYYQN, encoded by the exons ATGGACAAGTATCAGTCATGGAAGACAACTGAGTACAGTAACAAGgtttcaaacaaaacagagGCAGAGGACCTTCCAGAGAAATTCTCTTTGAGTAACATAAAAGATGAACAGTGTTTTTCTAAAGTTCTCTTTGATTCCACAAATACAGTTGTTAACAAAGGGAAAATCACAGAG TTGGCTGCAGAAATGTTTTCTCTTGAGGATGTGCAATATTTACAAAAGATTAACAGAGATCTCCGAgcacaaaatattaaaaaaaccatGGCTTATATTAAGCTTGAGGAAGAATACCACCTCATAAAAG ATGAGATCATAGACGTTAAACGGGAAGAAGAAATGCGGCGACAAGAAACCCGTTCTCTTCTCAAAATTGCTTTGGAAGAAATATCGTCACAGCAAAAATGCCCATCCCTGCATTCTGAAGTTCAAGTAGATCATTTGCCTGATCAGAAAGGTTGTCAGCATACTCCTGGTGATCTAGCTGACAGAGATAGGATTTTAAAG GAATTAAGCGATCTAACAAAAAAGTATGACGATTTGCAACGCATGGAAGTTCAGGGACGTCGTCAACTGGCAATCTATGTGCAAAA ATATCAGTACTTTGAAAACGTGGTCAACGAGAGTGTTGTTTATTTGGAGGATTTAAGAACAAAACTGAACGCTTCTATAGAAAAAGTCAAGTGTTTGGAGTTGGAGGTTGCGGTTTGGAAGAATAGATGTCGGAAATACGAGACAGCACCAAATAA GGAGTTGGGAAATCTTAACCCACCAGCTTCGCCGCCAAGCACTTCTACAAACGTCCGCCATCAATACTATCAA AACTAG
- the LOC116925759 gene encoding uncharacterized protein LOC116925759 isoform X1, producing MDKYQSWKTTEYSNKVSNKTEAEDLPEKFSLSNIKDEQCFSKVLFDSTNTVVNKGKITELAAEMFSLEDVQYLQKINRDLRAQNIKKTMAYIKLEEEYHLIKDEIIDVKREEEMRRQETRSLLKIALEEISSQQKCPSLHSEVQVDHLPDQKGCQHTPGDLADRDRILKELSDLTKKYDDLQRMEVQGRRQLAIYVQKYQYFENVVNESVVYLEDLRTKLNASIEKVKCLELEVAVWKNRCRKYETAPNKELGNLNPPASPPSTSTNVRHQYYQVLISTIKFYPLSSIVNF from the exons ATGGACAAGTATCAGTCATGGAAGACAACTGAGTACAGTAACAAGgtttcaaacaaaacagagGCAGAGGACCTTCCAGAGAAATTCTCTTTGAGTAACATAAAAGATGAACAGTGTTTTTCTAAAGTTCTCTTTGATTCCACAAATACAGTTGTTAACAAAGGGAAAATCACAGAG TTGGCTGCAGAAATGTTTTCTCTTGAGGATGTGCAATATTTACAAAAGATTAACAGAGATCTCCGAgcacaaaatattaaaaaaaccatGGCTTATATTAAGCTTGAGGAAGAATACCACCTCATAAAAG ATGAGATCATAGACGTTAAACGGGAAGAAGAAATGCGGCGACAAGAAACCCGTTCTCTTCTCAAAATTGCTTTGGAAGAAATATCGTCACAGCAAAAATGCCCATCCCTGCATTCTGAAGTTCAAGTAGATCATTTGCCTGATCAGAAAGGTTGTCAGCATACTCCTGGTGATCTAGCTGACAGAGATAGGATTTTAAAG GAATTAAGCGATCTAACAAAAAAGTATGACGATTTGCAACGCATGGAAGTTCAGGGACGTCGTCAACTGGCAATCTATGTGCAAAA ATATCAGTACTTTGAAAACGTGGTCAACGAGAGTGTTGTTTATTTGGAGGATTTAAGAACAAAACTGAACGCTTCTATAGAAAAAGTCAAGTGTTTGGAGTTGGAGGTTGCGGTTTGGAAGAATAGATGTCGGAAATACGAGACAGCACCAAATAA GGAGTTGGGAAATCTTAACCCACCAGCTTCGCCGCCAAGCACTTCTACAAACGTCCGCCATCAATACTATCAAGTATTAATATCAACGATAAAATTTTATCCTCTTAGCTCTATTGTGaacttctaa
- the LOC116925757 gene encoding probable RNA-binding protein 46, translating to MGSYKENESDEILAIQKREENLMKLIQETGCEIIQENGQRKFGGPPPNWEGPPPPKGTEIFVGKLPRDVFEDELYRLFSTIGPIYELRLMMDFSGSNRGFAFIQYAYRHDANRAIELMNNYELRPRHHIGVVKSIDNCRLFVGGIPKNKSCEEIQCEMERLTEGVTKVIVYSSITDKTKNRGFAFVEYINHRAASKARRKLIPDRIQLWGKEIAVDWAEPENEIDEDIMSKVTVLYVRNLSLTTTEQVLRDIFNLASDDNVQKLRMMRDFAFIHFTSREKAEKAMQTMNHAEINGATIEILWAKPAKDKKTIKPKTPSRKTSSVSMHSVSSTSSHSPCKSAMKFSTSYQGDRMLSPPSSLNYSPMALPLSSIRPALQHQQANQFLNNFTVPPPFHGGFQSSPPGILSNTPSTIFPQTNFMQNSGFDLNGNRNYNASITADTSFRVRKTPDPMMYTNFGPPLHPQPSWIGEERSRFGTFRESSKFSIDGLSAQFHKMSCNNFNRVGFNGNVSINPFQVIPPFPSRSLLP from the exons ATGGGAAGCtataaagaaaacgaatcgGACGAAATTTTGGCTATCCAGAAGCGCGAAGAGAATCTAATGAAGCTCATTCAGGAAACTGGCTGCGAAATTATACAAGAGAATGGCCAACGGAAATTCGGTGGACCACCACCAA ATTGGGAAGGCCCACCACCACCGAAAGGCACTGAAATTTTCGTGGGGAAATTACCACGTGACGTATTTGAAGATGAGCTATATCGACTCTTTTCAACAATTGGGCCCATTTACGAGCTCCGTTTAATGATGGATTTCAGCGGTTCAAACCGCGGCTTTGCGTTTATCCAGTACGCTTACCGACATGATGCTAATCGAGCAATCGAGTTGATGAATAACTACGAACTGCGACCAAGACACCACATTGGCGTGGTGAAATCTATTGATAATTGTCGGCTTTTCGTCGGTGGTATACCTAAGAACAAATCTTGCGAAGAAATCCAATGTGAAATGGAAAGATTGACCGAAGGCGTGACCAAAGTCATCGTTTACAG TTCCATCACAGACAAGACTAAAAATCGGGGTTTCGCCTTTGTCGAATATATAAACCATCGGGCTGCATCCAAGGCTCGTCGAAAGTTAATACCCGACCGGATTCAATTGTGGGGCAAAGAAATTGCTGTTGATTGGGCTGAACCAGAGAACGAAATCGATGAAGACATCATGTCGAAG GTTACGGTTTTGTACGTACGCAACTTATCATTGACCACGACAGAACAAGTACTAAGAGACATTTTCAATCTGGCCTCGGATGATAATGTACAAAAACTTAGAATGATGCGGGATTTTGCATTCATTCATTTCACTTCCCgagaaaaagctgaaaaagcCATGCAGACTATGAATC ATGCAGAGATCAACGGGGCGACGATTGAGATATTATGGGCAAAACCAGCCAAAGACAAGAAAACGATCAAGCCAAAAACGCCTTCTAGAAAAACTTCTTCAGTTTCGATGCATTCGGTTTCTTCCACTTCATCTCATAGTCCTTGCAAATCGGCGATGAAATTTTCCACTTCCTACCAGGGCGATCGCATGTTGTCACCTCCCTCTTCACTTAATTATTCACCAATGGCGTTGCCACTATCCTCAATCAGGCCAGCATTGCAGCATCAACAAGCAAATCAGTTTCTAAA cAACTTCACTGTGCCTCCACCGTTCCACGGGGGTTTTCAATCTAGTCCACCAGGGATTCTCTCGAATACCCCTAGCACAATTTTTCCTCAAACAAATTTCATGCAAAACTCGGGATTCGACCTCAAT GGTAACCGTAACTACAACGCCAGCATCACAGCAGATACCAGTTTCCGCGTACGCAAAACTCCTGACCCT ATGATGTATACCAATTTCGGACCGCCGCTTCATCCGCAGCCAAGCTGG ATTGGAGAGGAGCGTAGCCGTTTTGGAACCTTTCGCGAATCATCGAAGTTCTCAATTGACGGCTTGAGTGCACAGTTCCATAAGATGAGCTGCAACAACTTCAATCGCGTCGGTTTCAATGGAAATGTCAGCATCAATCCATTCCAGGTTATTCCACCTTTTCCATCTCGTTCGTTGCTTCCGTAG
- the LOC116925766 gene encoding uncharacterized protein LOC116925766 yields MSLHFLLAIVLVTHCGVATGELLCYSCISQGGGDDTCVTNPAAVTANTPIVKCKYKFCTIRRLEYASEPGMIYSFLRGCEDEPLPNGENPGEDITVWAQSCNFADLCNVGDGLNEITPDSIGSGGWDNSNILIVPASASALKTEKFFFVFATLLVVFYSLPFCRL; encoded by the exons ATGTCTCTACATTTTTTGCTTGCCATTGTTCTAGTTACTCACTGTGGTGTTGcaacag GTGAGCTGTTGTGCTATTCTTGTATCAGTCAAGGAGGTGGAGACGATACTTGCGTAACAAACCCGGCTGCCGTAACAGCTAACACTCCAATTGTAAAATGCAAATACAAATTTTGCACAATCCGGCGTCTCGAATATGCGTCCGAGCCTG GAATGATATATAGTTTCTTACGTGGCTGCGAGGATGAGCCGCTTCCAAACGGAGAAAATCCTGGAGAGGATATTACAGTGTGGGCGCAATCATGTAACTTTGCCGATTTGTGCAATGTTGGAGATGGGCTTAACGAGATAACACCGGATAGCATTGGTTCGGGCGGATGGGATAACTCAAATATCTTAATCGTACCTGCGTCAGCCAGTGCtttgaaaactgaaaaatttttctttgtttttgcgACGTTGCTCGTGGTTTTCTATAGTCTTCCTTTTTGCAGGCTTTAG